Proteins encoded within one genomic window of Saccharopolyspora pogona:
- the glp gene encoding molybdotransferase-like divisome protein Glp produces the protein MRSVEEQLARVLTAAVRPAPVRVAISEAQGLLCAEEVVAEQALPGFDQAAVDGYAVRSVDVQTAVDAQTAVDESTVLPVVGEIPVGSRQPRRLQPGQAVRVVTGAPLPTLADAVVPLAYTDEHPANVTVRQPVPSAAFVRRTGEDVQTGDVAVRRGAPIGAAQVGLLAAVGRNKVLVHPRPRVSVISVGDELVDVDRTPGQGQVYDVNSYALAAAARDAGAEVTRVGIVNSDPRRLREVVEGRLLLSEVVVIAGGAGGAAGNEVRAALADLGELDLTRVAMQPGSVQGFGRLGPDEIPTFVLPSNPVSALVVFEVLVRPLVRAALGKLNPHRRTVSAELLTPVASTKGRRGFLRGQLLRDPKNGSYLVQPLGTSGSHLLASLAEANCLVVVDEDTTDVAAGEDVQVRFLSQRA, from the coding sequence ATGAGATCAGTGGAGGAGCAGCTCGCGCGCGTACTCACAGCCGCCGTCCGGCCCGCGCCCGTGCGGGTGGCGATCTCCGAGGCTCAGGGCCTGCTGTGCGCCGAAGAGGTCGTCGCCGAGCAGGCGCTGCCCGGATTCGACCAGGCCGCGGTGGACGGTTACGCGGTGCGCAGCGTCGATGTGCAGACCGCCGTCGACGCGCAGACGGCCGTCGACGAGTCGACGGTGCTGCCGGTCGTCGGGGAGATCCCGGTCGGATCGCGGCAGCCGCGCCGGTTGCAGCCGGGGCAGGCGGTGCGGGTGGTCACCGGTGCGCCGCTGCCGACGCTGGCCGACGCGGTCGTGCCGCTGGCCTACACCGACGAGCACCCCGCCAACGTCACGGTCCGGCAGCCGGTGCCGTCGGCGGCGTTCGTCCGCCGCACCGGCGAGGACGTGCAGACCGGCGACGTGGCGGTGCGCCGCGGCGCACCCATCGGTGCGGCGCAGGTCGGACTGCTGGCGGCGGTGGGCCGAAACAAGGTCCTGGTGCATCCGCGGCCGCGGGTGTCGGTGATCTCGGTGGGCGACGAACTCGTGGACGTCGACCGCACGCCCGGCCAGGGTCAGGTCTACGACGTCAACTCCTACGCGCTGGCCGCCGCAGCGCGGGACGCCGGGGCCGAGGTCACCCGCGTCGGCATCGTCAACAGCGACCCGCGCCGGCTGCGCGAGGTCGTCGAGGGGCGGCTGCTGCTGTCCGAGGTCGTGGTGATCGCCGGCGGTGCCGGCGGCGCGGCGGGCAACGAGGTCCGGGCGGCCCTCGCCGACCTTGGGGAGCTCGACTTGACCCGGGTGGCCATGCAGCCCGGCTCGGTGCAGGGCTTCGGGCGGCTCGGCCCGGACGAGATCCCCACTTTCGTGCTGCCCAGCAACCCGGTGAGCGCGCTGGTCGTGTTCGAGGTGCTGGTGCGGCCGCTGGTCCGCGCCGCGCTTGGCAAGCTCAACCCGCACCGGCGCACCGTGTCGGCCGAACTGCTCACCCCGGTCGCCTCCACCAAGGGGCGTCGCGGCTTCCTCCGCGGCCAGCTGCTGCGCGACCCGAAGAACGGCTCCTACCTGGTGCAACCGCTGGGCACCTCGGGATCGCACCTGCTGGCGTCGTTGGCCGAGGCCAACTGCCTGGTGGTGGTCGACGAGGACACCACCGACGTCGCGGCCGGGGAGGACGTGCAGGTCCGGTTCCTCTCGCAGCGCGCGTGA
- a CDS encoding UTP--glucose-1-phosphate uridylyltransferase, whose translation MSTPTAFRTAIVPAAGLGTRFLPTTKAVPKELLPVVDTPGIELVAAEAAEAGAQRLIIVTSPDKRAITEYFRPQPELEQTLKDRGKDALLDKVRRGPALIAAETALQERALGLGHAVGCAEPNLTDADDAVAVLLPDDLVLPHGVLTRMAEVRARYGGSVLCAFDVPREQISAYGVFDVTDTDDDDVKQVRGMVEKPAPDEAPSTLAAAGRYLLDRAVFGALKRIEPGAGGELQLTDAVALLISEGHPVHVVVHRGGRHDLGNPGGFLKAAVDFALEDPEYGPELRNWLVERISRS comes from the coding sequence ATGAGCACGCCCACAGCGTTCCGGACCGCCATCGTGCCCGCCGCAGGCCTGGGAACCCGATTCCTGCCGACCACGAAGGCGGTGCCGAAGGAGTTGCTCCCGGTCGTCGACACCCCCGGGATCGAACTGGTGGCCGCCGAGGCCGCCGAGGCGGGCGCGCAGCGCCTGATCATCGTGACCTCGCCGGACAAGCGGGCGATCACCGAGTACTTCCGGCCGCAACCCGAGCTGGAGCAGACGCTCAAGGACCGCGGCAAGGACGCACTGCTCGATAAGGTCCGCCGCGGGCCCGCCCTGATCGCCGCGGAGACCGCGCTGCAGGAGCGCGCCCTCGGACTGGGGCACGCCGTGGGCTGCGCCGAACCGAACCTGACCGACGCCGACGACGCGGTCGCCGTGCTGCTGCCCGACGACCTGGTGCTGCCGCACGGCGTGCTCACGCGGATGGCCGAGGTGCGCGCCCGCTACGGCGGCAGCGTGCTGTGCGCGTTCGACGTGCCGCGCGAGCAGATCTCCGCCTACGGTGTCTTCGACGTCACCGACACCGATGACGACGATGTCAAGCAGGTCCGCGGCATGGTCGAGAAGCCCGCGCCGGACGAGGCCCCGTCCACCCTGGCCGCCGCCGGTCGCTACCTGCTGGATCGCGCCGTCTTCGGCGCGCTCAAGCGCATCGAGCCCGGTGCCGGAGGTGAACTCCAGCTCACCGATGCCGTAGCGTTGTTGATCTCCGAAGGACACCCGGTGCATGTAGTGGTCCATCGAGGTGGGCGACACGACCTCGGAAATCCTGGCGGTTTCCTCAAAGCTGCGGTGGACTTCGCGTTGGAGGATCCCGAATACGGGCCGGAACTGCGAAACTGGCTCGTCGAACGGATCAGCAGGAGCTAA
- a CDS encoding 5-formyltetrahydrofolate cyclo-ligase has translation MSSLDESFTTKSEWRRVLLEQRGGVADDTRSAEARALQEALLRWLDGRPVRTVAAYVPVGGEPGSPGLLDALLDAGLRVLLPVVVRGGPLEWAKFTGPDSLRPAGFGLLEPVGDRLGTAAIGQADALLVPALAVDHRGVRLGRGAGYYDRSLPMAAPNASLIGVVRDGEFVAELPGEPHDVRMTGVLTPGRGVVGLPM, from the coding sequence GTGAGCTCACTGGACGAATCGTTTACGACCAAGTCCGAGTGGCGCCGCGTGCTGCTGGAACAGCGCGGGGGCGTCGCCGACGACACGCGGTCTGCCGAGGCCAGGGCGCTGCAGGAGGCGTTGCTGAGGTGGCTGGACGGCCGACCGGTGCGGACGGTGGCGGCGTACGTCCCGGTGGGCGGCGAGCCGGGATCGCCGGGTTTGCTCGACGCGCTGCTCGACGCCGGGCTGCGGGTGCTGCTGCCGGTCGTGGTCCGCGGCGGCCCACTGGAATGGGCGAAGTTCACCGGCCCGGACTCGCTGCGCCCCGCCGGGTTCGGCCTGCTCGAACCGGTCGGCGACCGGCTGGGGACCGCAGCGATCGGGCAGGCCGACGCGCTGCTGGTGCCCGCGCTGGCCGTGGACCACCGGGGGGTTCGGTTGGGACGCGGTGCCGGTTACTACGACCGGTCGCTGCCGATGGCCGCGCCGAACGCGTCGCTGATCGGTGTCGTCCGGGACGGCGAATTTGTCGCCGAGCTACCCGGGGAGCCGCACGATGTGCGGATGACCGGGGTACTGACACCCGGTCGTGGGGTGGTTGGCCTACCCATGTGA
- a CDS encoding FmdB family zinc ribbon protein codes for MPTYQYACTECDHQFETVQSFSEDSLTECPKCTGRLRKLFNAVGIVFKGSGFYRTDNRSSNSSSSSTSSSPSSSNSSSSSSESSSSSSSSSSSTTTAAAS; via the coding sequence GTGCCCACATACCAGTACGCCTGCACCGAATGTGATCACCAGTTCGAGACGGTGCAGTCGTTCAGTGAGGACTCCCTCACCGAGTGCCCGAAGTGCACCGGCCGGCTCCGCAAGCTGTTCAACGCCGTGGGCATCGTGTTCAAGGGCTCGGGCTTTTACCGCACCGACAACCGGTCCTCGAACTCGTCGTCCAGCTCGACCAGCAGCAGCCCCTCCTCGTCGAACAGCAGTAGTTCGTCGTCCGAGTCGAGCTCGTCCTCTTCGAGCAGCAGCTCCTCGACCACCACGGCCGCCGCTTCCTGA
- a CDS encoding SAF domain-containing protein — MASEDRLNSTALHRIGALFPARRGFRLHALRRLTAVALLLLAAGLAVQPGHGPPDSRVGVLVAARDLPPGRVLSKADVARRELPADLVPDGALRDVAAAEGRVLGTAARSGEPLTDVRFDGPLVASGDAGTASAPVRLADPEVADFLVPGRRVDLVTTTTRSGHASVLAENVRVVAVQAPKGRNDKGRLIFVGLPEDTAAAVAAASLLQPVTVTLR; from the coding sequence ATGGCTTCGGAGGACCGCCTCAACTCGACAGCGCTGCACCGGATCGGCGCGCTTTTCCCCGCCCGACGGGGTTTTCGCCTGCACGCCCTGCGCAGGCTGACCGCCGTGGCGCTGCTACTGCTCGCCGCCGGGCTCGCAGTGCAGCCAGGCCACGGGCCGCCGGACTCACGCGTCGGGGTGCTCGTCGCCGCGCGCGATCTGCCGCCCGGTCGGGTCCTGTCGAAGGCCGACGTGGCGCGCCGCGAACTGCCCGCGGACCTGGTGCCGGACGGCGCGTTGCGGGACGTTGCGGCCGCCGAGGGGCGGGTGCTCGGCACCGCCGCGCGCAGCGGGGAGCCGCTGACCGACGTCCGGTTCGACGGTCCGCTGGTGGCATCCGGGGACGCCGGGACCGCGTCCGCGCCGGTCCGCCTCGCCGACCCGGAAGTGGCCGACTTCCTGGTGCCCGGCAGACGAGTGGACCTCGTCACAACAACCACTCGATCGGGTCACGCTTCGGTGCTCGCCGAGAACGTCCGGGTGGTCGCCGTGCAAGCCCCGAAGGGCCGCAACGACAAGGGCAGACTCATCTTCGTGGGACTACCCGAGGACACCGCTGCGGCGGTTGCCGCGGCGTCCCTGCTTCAGCCGGTCACAGTTACGCTCCGCTGA
- the mscL gene encoding large conductance mechanosensitive channel protein MscL has protein sequence MLKGFKDFLMRGNVIDLAVAVVVGSAFTALVTSFTTSIIKPIIAATGGGNVTGLSIQLRDGNGASIIDFAAVINAVITFFITAAVVYFLFVLPMKKISERRKKGKEEGQAEPTDVELLLEIRDLLRREQGLPQVKGLVIEAEKASAGNGQQN, from the coding sequence GTGCTCAAGGGCTTCAAGGACTTCCTGATGCGCGGGAACGTCATCGACCTCGCAGTCGCCGTGGTCGTCGGCAGCGCGTTCACCGCGCTGGTCACGTCGTTCACCACCAGCATCATCAAGCCGATCATCGCCGCCACCGGGGGCGGCAACGTCACCGGCCTGAGCATCCAGCTGCGCGACGGCAACGGGGCCTCGATCATCGACTTCGCCGCGGTGATCAACGCGGTGATCACGTTCTTCATCACGGCGGCGGTCGTCTACTTCCTGTTCGTGCTGCCGATGAAGAAGATCTCGGAACGCCGCAAGAAGGGCAAGGAAGAAGGTCAGGCCGAGCCGACCGACGTCGAGCTGCTACTGGAAATCCGCGACCTACTGCGCCGGGAGCAGGGCCTCCCGCAGGTCAAGGGCCTCGTCATCGAAGCCGAGAAGGCGAGCGCGGGCAACGGCCAGCAGAATTGA
- a CDS encoding antitoxin, which produces MSFLDKAKELANQAKDKAEELAEKAGPSAAKGLDAAKSSLDKATGGKYHDKIENVSHKVEGILKRDGHGPGDKGPEEKGGPTEPGPKTP; this is translated from the coding sequence ATGAGTTTCCTGGACAAGGCCAAGGAACTGGCGAACCAGGCCAAGGACAAGGCCGAAGAACTCGCCGAGAAGGCAGGCCCCAGCGCGGCGAAGGGACTCGACGCCGCCAAGTCGAGCCTGGACAAGGCCACCGGCGGCAAGTACCACGACAAGATCGAGAACGTCAGCCACAAGGTCGAGGGCATCCTCAAGCGGGACGGCCACGGCCCCGGCGACAAGGGACCGGAGGAAAAGGGCGGCCCGACCGAACCCGGCCCGAAAACCCCCTGA
- a CDS encoding MogA/MoaB family molybdenum cofactor biosynthesis protein, whose amino-acid sequence MERSAQRLGRALVVVVDDRVAQGEQEDNIGPLVTELLEEAGFIVDGTVAVAGETVDIRNALNTAVIGGVDVVITVGGTGVSPRDVTPDATAGVLDRPVPGIAEALRASGLAAGAVEAGVSRGLVGVSGSTLVVNLAGSRASVRDGMATLTPLVTHVIEQLSGLETA is encoded by the coding sequence ATGGAACGCAGCGCGCAGCGGCTGGGGCGGGCCCTCGTGGTCGTGGTGGACGATCGGGTCGCCCAGGGCGAGCAGGAAGACAACATCGGTCCGTTGGTGACCGAGTTGCTGGAGGAAGCCGGTTTCATCGTCGACGGTACCGTCGCGGTGGCCGGGGAGACCGTCGACATCCGCAACGCGCTGAACACCGCGGTGATCGGCGGGGTCGACGTGGTGATCACCGTCGGCGGCACCGGTGTGTCGCCCCGGGATGTCACGCCGGATGCGACGGCGGGGGTCCTGGACCGCCCGGTCCCGGGTATCGCGGAAGCCCTGCGGGCCTCGGGGCTGGCGGCGGGCGCGGTCGAGGCCGGGGTGTCGCGCGGCCTGGTCGGGGTCTCCGGCAGCACGCTGGTGGTGAACCTGGCGGGTTCCCGGGCGTCGGTTCGGGACGGCATGGCCACCCTGACCCCCCTGGTGACCCACGTGATCGAACAGCTCTCGGGCCTGGAAACGGCCTGA
- a CDS encoding S1C family serine protease, translating to MTSLEQPRPARSASTAPQGSVQQVAEKVLPSVVQLQLVTARGAGEGSGIVLSSDGYILTNNHVVDGGGQRGQLTALFHDNRSASVRVVGTDPSSDLAVVKADITGLTPVGLGRSDDLPVGAPVVAIGSPFGLSGTVTSGIISAKDRPVRAGGESGSEDTVLNALQTDAAINPGNSGGPLVDMDGNVVGINSAIYSPGTGQQQAGSVGLGFAIPIDQARRIATELKDTGSATQTTLGVRISNAQQPGAQVRDVTAGGPAQQAGVQSGDVITKIDDRAILDSDSLVAAVRSHSPGDRVRISITGTGGDRTVDATLTGQKG from the coding sequence GTGACCTCGCTGGAACAGCCACGGCCGGCGCGCAGTGCGAGCACCGCGCCGCAGGGCTCGGTGCAGCAGGTCGCCGAGAAGGTGCTGCCCAGCGTCGTCCAGCTGCAGTTGGTGACCGCGCGCGGCGCCGGCGAGGGCTCCGGGATCGTGCTCAGCAGCGACGGCTACATCCTCACCAACAACCACGTCGTCGACGGCGGCGGGCAGCGCGGCCAGCTCACCGCACTGTTCCACGACAACCGCTCGGCTTCGGTCCGGGTCGTCGGCACCGACCCGTCGTCCGACCTCGCGGTGGTGAAGGCCGACATCACCGGCCTCACCCCGGTCGGGCTCGGCCGCAGCGACGACCTGCCGGTCGGTGCGCCGGTGGTGGCCATCGGTTCGCCGTTCGGCCTCTCCGGCACCGTGACCAGCGGCATCATCAGCGCCAAGGACCGCCCGGTGCGCGCCGGTGGGGAGTCCGGCAGCGAGGACACCGTGCTCAACGCGCTGCAGACCGACGCCGCGATCAACCCCGGCAACTCCGGCGGCCCGCTGGTCGACATGGACGGCAACGTGGTGGGCATCAACTCGGCGATCTACAGCCCGGGTACGGGCCAGCAGCAGGCCGGTTCGGTCGGGCTCGGCTTCGCGATCCCGATCGACCAGGCCAGGCGCATCGCCACCGAGCTGAAGGACACCGGCTCGGCCACCCAGACGACCCTGGGCGTCCGGATCAGCAACGCGCAGCAACCCGGCGCGCAGGTCCGCGACGTCACCGCGGGCGGCCCCGCCCAGCAGGCCGGGGTCCAGTCCGGCGACGTCATCACCAAGATCGACGACCGGGCGATCCTGGACTCCGATTCCCTGGTGGCCGCGGTCCGCTCGCACAGCCCCGGGGACAGGGTGCGGATCTCCATCACCGGCACGGGCGGCGATCGCACCGTGGACGCCACCCTGACCGGCCAGAAGGGGTGA
- the galT gene encoding galactose-1-phosphate uridylyltransferase, translating to MKRTARCLADGREIIYFDADPARTRDADDTRDLPPQAPASEMRRDPLTGEWVAIAAHRQARTYKPPAELCPLCPSAPGRPTEIPEPDYDVVVFENQFPSFAQGIPGAESTVEGMPMVPVAPASGRCEVVCFTSDHNSSFGELSPAQARTVVDVWADRSAGLAETPGVEQVFCFENRGEEIGVTLHHPHGQIYGYPFVTPKTEKMLQVAEKYLAQHGRHLQGDVLAAERAAGERVIVDSEHWTAFVPAAARWPVEVHLVPHRQVPDVVVLTDAERDDFAVTYLDVLRRLDGLYDRPLPYIAAWHQAPVRTGRELSWLHLEVFSVLRSADKLKYLAGSESGMAVWINDVTPEQIAARLR from the coding sequence GTGAAGCGGACGGCGCGATGCCTTGCCGACGGACGGGAGATCATCTACTTCGACGCCGACCCGGCGCGGACCCGGGACGCCGACGACACCAGGGACCTGCCGCCGCAGGCCCCGGCTTCGGAGATGCGACGGGACCCGCTGACCGGCGAGTGGGTCGCGATCGCCGCGCACCGGCAGGCGCGGACCTACAAGCCGCCAGCCGAGCTGTGCCCGCTGTGCCCGAGCGCCCCCGGGCGGCCCACCGAGATCCCGGAGCCGGACTACGACGTCGTCGTGTTCGAGAACCAGTTCCCGTCGTTCGCCCAGGGCATTCCCGGCGCCGAGTCCACTGTGGAGGGCATGCCGATGGTGCCGGTCGCGCCCGCGAGCGGCCGCTGCGAGGTGGTGTGCTTCACCTCCGACCACAACTCGTCGTTCGGCGAGCTTAGCCCCGCGCAGGCGCGGACCGTGGTGGACGTCTGGGCCGACCGGAGCGCCGGCCTGGCCGAGACGCCCGGCGTCGAGCAGGTGTTCTGCTTCGAGAACCGCGGTGAGGAGATCGGCGTCACCCTGCACCACCCGCACGGCCAGATCTACGGATATCCGTTCGTGACGCCCAAGACGGAGAAGATGCTGCAGGTCGCCGAGAAGTACCTCGCGCAGCACGGTCGGCACCTGCAGGGCGACGTGCTCGCCGCCGAGCGCGCGGCGGGGGAGCGGGTGATCGTCGACTCCGAGCACTGGACCGCCTTCGTGCCCGCAGCCGCGCGGTGGCCGGTCGAGGTGCACCTCGTGCCGCACCGCCAGGTGCCGGACGTCGTGGTGCTCACCGACGCCGAACGCGACGACTTCGCGGTGACGTACCTGGACGTCCTGCGCCGCCTCGACGGGCTCTACGACCGTCCGCTGCCCTACATCGCGGCCTGGCACCAGGCGCCGGTGCGTACCGGCCGGGAGCTTTCCTGGCTGCACCTGGAGGTCTTCTCGGTGCTGCGCTCGGCGGACAAGCTGAAATACCTCGCGGGCTCGGAGTCCGGCATGGCGGTGTGGATCAACGACGTCACCCCGGAGCAGATCGCCGCCCGGCTGCGGTGA
- a CDS encoding DeoR/GlpR family DNA-binding transcription regulator produces the protein MLARQRQEVILDEVRRTGAVQVGDLVQRLGVSDMTIRRDLDALSRRGLVEKVYGGATSMIGRSTDEPGFEAKSVRQLAEKEAIARLAAEQVRPGTAIGLSAGTTTWTLARHLDEVADLTVVTNSVRVADALQQRGRTDRTVVLTGGVRTPSDALVGPVAVQALRSLHLDLVFLGVHGMAPRAGFTTPNLNESETNRALAEAAGRLVVVADSSKWSTVGISTIVDFDEVDLLISDQGLPGDARQLLAEHVELLLADQQGVEEER, from the coding sequence GTGCTCGCGCGGCAACGCCAGGAAGTGATCCTCGACGAGGTGCGGCGCACCGGGGCGGTGCAGGTCGGCGACCTGGTGCAGCGGCTGGGCGTGTCGGACATGACGATCCGCCGCGACCTCGACGCGCTGTCCCGCCGCGGCCTGGTGGAGAAGGTCTACGGCGGCGCAACCTCGATGATTGGCCGCAGCACCGACGAGCCGGGCTTCGAGGCCAAGTCGGTGCGGCAGCTCGCCGAGAAGGAGGCGATCGCGCGGTTGGCTGCCGAACAGGTCCGGCCGGGCACCGCGATCGGCCTGTCCGCGGGAACGACCACCTGGACGCTCGCGCGGCACCTCGACGAGGTCGCCGACCTGACGGTGGTGACCAACTCCGTGCGGGTCGCCGACGCCCTGCAGCAGCGCGGCCGCACCGACCGCACCGTGGTACTCACCGGCGGCGTCCGCACCCCGTCGGATGCGCTGGTCGGGCCCGTCGCGGTGCAGGCGCTGCGCTCCCTGCACCTGGACCTGGTGTTCCTCGGGGTGCACGGGATGGCGCCGCGGGCCGGTTTCACCACCCCGAACCTGAACGAGAGCGAAACGAACCGGGCGCTGGCCGAGGCGGCGGGCCGGTTGGTCGTGGTCGCCGACAGCTCCAAGTGGTCGACGGTCGGGATCTCCACGATCGTCGACTTCGACGAGGTCGATCTGCTGATCAGCGACCAGGGCCTGCCGGGCGACGCGCGCCAGTTGCTGGCCGAGCACGTCGAGCTGCTGCTGGCCGATCAGCAGGGCGTGGAGGAGGAGCGGTGA
- a CDS encoding HAMP domain-containing sensor histidine kinase: MTVPAPPPPDLDPQERPKGRFQRVSLRNRVTWLAAICVAGAVALVSVAAFVTVRDSLYQQLDDNLTERAVEAADGPLVRTSDLQQVPVAFFVAQNFKISVLSADGVVVGPNDRPPISLDELAVAKGQAGESLRTDQRTNSRVVAVPTGQNAALVMSTSLQPTQRTLAQLSVVLVVMGGAGILLAAAAGTAVARAGLRPVQRLTAATERVALTGDLRPIPVGGDDELARLTTSFNKMLGALAESQERQRRLVADAGHELRTPLTSLRTNLELLMASARPDAPKLSEQDRAEMFTDVQAQVMELSALVGDLVELAREDTPQAVHEPVDLVEVVERALSRARRRAPRIEFDVRLEPWVMMGDATALERAVLNLLDNAAKWSPDGGRVRVDLHPAANGATTELEVADSGPGIAAADRPYVFERFYRSSDARTLPGSGLGLSIVKQVAERHGGTVWAGEAPEGGALLRMALPGSPPYIEHQ; this comes from the coding sequence GTGACAGTCCCCGCACCACCTCCGCCCGACCTCGACCCGCAAGAGCGCCCGAAAGGCCGGTTCCAGCGCGTCTCGCTGCGCAACCGGGTCACCTGGCTGGCCGCGATCTGCGTGGCCGGCGCGGTCGCGCTGGTGTCGGTCGCGGCCTTCGTCACCGTGCGCGACAGCCTCTACCAGCAGTTGGACGACAACCTCACCGAGCGCGCGGTGGAAGCGGCCGATGGCCCGCTGGTGCGTACCTCGGACCTGCAGCAGGTGCCGGTGGCGTTCTTCGTGGCGCAGAACTTCAAGATCAGCGTGCTGTCCGCGGACGGCGTCGTGGTCGGCCCGAACGACCGGCCGCCGATCAGCCTCGACGAGCTGGCGGTCGCCAAGGGCCAGGCCGGCGAGTCGCTGCGCACCGATCAGCGCACCAACAGCCGCGTGGTGGCGGTCCCGACCGGGCAGAACGCCGCGCTGGTGATGTCCACGTCGCTGCAACCCACGCAGCGGACGCTCGCGCAGCTGAGCGTGGTGCTGGTGGTGATGGGCGGTGCCGGGATCTTGCTCGCGGCGGCTGCCGGGACCGCGGTGGCCCGCGCCGGGCTGCGGCCGGTGCAGCGGCTGACCGCGGCCACCGAGCGCGTCGCGCTCACCGGTGACCTGCGCCCGATCCCGGTCGGCGGCGACGACGAGCTGGCCCGCCTGACCACGAGTTTCAACAAGATGCTCGGCGCCCTGGCCGAGTCGCAGGAACGGCAGCGGCGTTTGGTTGCCGACGCCGGTCACGAGCTGCGCACCCCGCTGACCTCGTTGCGCACCAACCTGGAGCTGCTGATGGCCTCGGCCCGGCCGGACGCGCCGAAGCTGTCCGAGCAGGACCGGGCGGAGATGTTCACCGACGTCCAGGCGCAGGTGATGGAGCTTTCCGCACTGGTCGGCGACCTCGTCGAGCTGGCCAGGGAGGACACCCCGCAGGCCGTGCATGAGCCGGTGGACCTGGTCGAAGTCGTGGAGCGCGCGTTGAGCCGCGCGAGGCGCCGGGCGCCGCGCATCGAGTTCGACGTCCGCCTGGAGCCGTGGGTGATGATGGGCGACGCGACCGCGCTGGAGCGGGCGGTGCTGAACCTGCTGGACAACGCCGCGAAGTGGAGCCCGGACGGCGGCCGGGTGCGGGTGGACCTGCATCCGGCCGCGAACGGCGCGACCACCGAGCTGGAGGTCGCCGACAGCGGGCCCGGCATCGCCGCGGCGGACCGGCCGTACGTGTTCGAGCGCTTCTACCGGTCTTCCGACGCGCGGACCCTGCCGGGCTCCGGGCTCGGCCTGTCGATTGTCAAGCAGGTCGCGGAGCGCCACGGCGGGACGGTCTGGGCCGGTGAGGCGCCCGAGGGCGGGGCGCTCCTGCGCATGGCGCTGCCGGGCAGCCCGCCGTACATCGAACATCAATGA
- a CDS encoding response regulator transcription factor: protein MRILVVDDDRAVRESLRRSLQFNGYQVELAADGQQALDFLAGNRPDAMVLDVMMPRLDGLEVARRLRSTGDDLPILVLTARDAVSDRVAGLDAGADDYLPKPFALEELLARLRALLRRASPPEAGQDAQPAALHFADLELDPGTRDVRRGERPISLTRTEFALLELLMAHPKQVLTRSRLLEDVWGYDFPTSGNALEVYIGYLRRKTEAEGEPRLIHTVRGVGYVLRETPP from the coding sequence ATGCGCATCCTCGTCGTCGACGACGATCGTGCCGTGCGGGAATCGCTGCGAAGGTCGTTGCAGTTCAACGGGTACCAGGTCGAGCTCGCTGCGGACGGTCAACAGGCACTGGACTTCCTGGCCGGCAACCGTCCGGACGCCATGGTGCTTGACGTGATGATGCCCCGCCTGGACGGCTTGGAGGTCGCGCGGCGCCTCCGCAGCACCGGGGACGACCTTCCGATCCTGGTGCTCACCGCGCGCGACGCCGTGTCCGACCGGGTCGCCGGGCTCGACGCGGGCGCAGACGACTACCTGCCAAAGCCGTTCGCGCTCGAAGAGCTCCTCGCCCGGTTGCGCGCGCTGCTGCGCCGCGCCAGCCCGCCGGAGGCCGGGCAGGACGCGCAGCCGGCCGCGCTGCACTTCGCCGACCTGGAGCTGGACCCTGGCACCCGCGACGTCCGCCGCGGCGAGCGCCCGATCAGCCTGACCCGCACCGAGTTCGCCCTGTTGGAACTGCTGATGGCGCACCCCAAGCAGGTGCTGACCCGCAGCCGCCTGCTGGAGGACGTGTGGGGCTACGACTTCCCGACCTCGGGCAACGCCCTGGAGGTCTACATCGGATACCTGCGCCGCAAGACCGAGGCCGAGGGTGAGCCGCGGTTGATCCACACGGTCCGCGGCGTCGGCTACGTGCTCCGCGAGACGCCGCCGTGA
- the rpmF gene encoding 50S ribosomal protein L32, giving the protein MAVPKRKMSRSNTRHRRSQWKATAPDLVPIVVDGQRKLVPRALIRHFQQR; this is encoded by the coding sequence ATGGCCGTTCCGAAGCGGAAGATGTCCCGCAGCAACACCCGCCACCGCCGATCGCAGTGGAAGGCGACGGCACCCGATCTGGTGCCGATCGTCGTCGACGGGCAGCGCAAGCTGGTGCCGCGCGCGCTCATCAGGCACTTCCAGCAGCGGTGA
- a CDS encoding type B 50S ribosomal protein L31 has product MKPGIHPEYRPVVFQDRTTGDRFLTRSTATSDTRTEWEDGNTYPLIVIDVTAYSHPFWTGNQRVLDTQGRVEKFRRRYGDRIR; this is encoded by the coding sequence ATGAAGCCAGGAATCCATCCCGAGTACCGGCCCGTCGTGTTCCAGGACCGCACGACCGGGGACCGGTTCCTGACCCGCTCCACTGCCACGTCCGACACGCGGACGGAGTGGGAGGACGGCAACACCTACCCGTTGATCGTGATCGACGTGACCGCCTACTCGCACCCGTTCTGGACCGGCAACCAGCGGGTCCTGGACACCCAGGGCCGGGTCGAGAAGTTCCGCCGCCGCTACGGCGACCGGATCCGCTGA